A single genomic interval of Arachis duranensis cultivar V14167 chromosome 7, aradu.V14167.gnm2.J7QH, whole genome shotgun sequence harbors:
- the LOC107496339 gene encoding uncharacterized protein At2g39795, mitochondrial: MWKRAFVGAATAAAALRRPFPSLIRDATSSSSSNSISSAVNSMLLRSLKDHYLEVAKMNMPPKVGPPSPFTIVKGALDSNGPVLKRNYGDEEITIYVMRLAANDDEDGDGGGGGGVIDQLFIHVDVSKPNQNECLMFLCGLYEDALGIHSVSMRPKLQESGGGYLLVPSQYAGPSFADLDESMRDAFHSYIEERGINDSLFKFLQAWLYVKEHRNLLRWFKTMGLFIDGKKPPTPSS, from the exons ATGTGGAAGAGAGCCTTCGTCGGCGCCGCCACGGCCGCCGCCGCCCTCCGTCGTCCATTCCCCTCGTTAATCCGCGACGCCACCAGCAGTTCATCGTCCAACTCAATCTCTTCTGCCGTAAACTCGATGCTCCTCCGCTCCCTCAAAGACCACTATCTCGAAGTCGCCAAAATGAACATGCCCCCG AAAGTTGGACCTCCATCGCCATTCACGATCGTAAAAGGCGCACTCGATTCTAACGGCCCCGTGCTGAAGCGGAACTACGGCGACGAAGAGATCACAATCTACGTCATGCGCTTGGCCGCCAACGACGACGAAGACGGCGacggcggcggcggcggcggaGTCATTGATCAACTGTTCATTCACGTGGATGTGTCGAAACCAAATCAGAACGAATGCTTGATGTTTCTGTGCGGATTATACGAAGATGCTTTGGGGATTCACTCAGTTTCAATGAGACCTAAGCTTCAAGAATCTGGTGGCGGTTACCTCCTCGTTCCTTCGCAATACGCTGGTCCATCTTTTGC AGACTTAGATGAATCCATGAGGGATGCATTTCACAGTTACATAGAGGAGAGAGGAATAAACGATAGCCTCTTCAAGTTTCTACAAGCATGGCTCTATGTTAAAGAACATCGAAATCTATTGCGTTGGTTCAAAACCATGGGCTTGTTCATTGATGGCAAGAAGCCTCCTACACCTTCCTCCTAA
- the LOC107496340 gene encoding LOB domain-containing protein 23-like: protein MISGRCAACKNQRRKCPSDCIFSPYFPANDPQKFACVHKIYGGSNVGKMLQGIPTYLREQTANALYLEAKWRIHDPVYGSVGIISSLYEQIKNAEIELAKIQTQITFYKLQTQHVEAEPNSEVLQSQSSNMEQFEWDNPTIASWFN, encoded by the exons ATGATTTCTGGAAGATGTGCTGCTTGCaagaatcaaagaagaaaatgcCCTTCTGATTGCATTTTCTCTCCATATTTTCCTGCCAATGATCCTCAAAAGTTTGCTTGTGTCCACAAAATCTATGGTGGCAGTAATGTTGGAAAAATGCTTCAG GGAATCCCAACCTATCTAAGAGAACAAACTGCAAATGCATTGTATTTAGAAGCAAAATGGAGGATTCATGACCCTGTTTATGGGTCTGTTGGCATTATCTCTTCATTGtatgaacaaattaaaaatgcaGAAATTGAactagcaaaaattcaaactcaGATTACTTTCTACAAGCTCCAAACCCAACATGTTGAAGCCGAACCAAATTCGGAGGTTTTGCAATCACAAAGCAGCAATATGGAGCAGTTTGAGTGGGACAATCCAACTATAGCTTCTTGGTtcaattga
- the LOC107496380 gene encoding uncharacterized protein LOC107496380, translated as MDKGKASKELETSLQNLDLNPQSNVKNKISIATNHHQFQGLLPKKMKPPSLVSLCIGVIGKHLEDIITDLAEIAIGLPAEIKTAVAAIARRRKLLNDDVLIALADTSWEYLDVSGSDVSDVGLIKAAKVCRSIKALDISRCTKITATGISELVKHCRLLETLRCGGCLRSDHTARRCLSIFKPRLDYVEEDSWEELDTKEISSGAQSLRWLVWPNIDNNSLDEISTECPRIIVNPKSSLFGFMGTQVPWEALQNTVLDDVAVKDIDPKTWRGRGFAVKHTSPSPSTSPELSVAEKFRLAFEERDNRLAPKRAKNARQHQRRAVRELMLMSTRAKAMVLASQASKSLHSRSS; from the exons atggATAAAGGTAAAGCTTCCAAGGAATTAGAAACCTCTCTGCAAAACCTCGATTTGAATCCCCAATCCAACGTCAAGAACAAAATTTCCATTGCAACTAACCACCATCAATTTCAAG GACTACTGCCTAAGAAGATGAAGCCTCCAAGTTTGGTTAGCCTATGCATTGGAGTTATCGGAAAACATTTGGAGGATATTATTACGGATTTGGCGGAGATTGCTATCGGGTTGCCAGCTGAGATAAAG ACGGCAGTGGCAGCTATTGCGAGACGGAGAAAGTTGTTGAATGATGATGTGCTGATTGCATTAGCTGATACTTCTTGGGAATACCTTGATGTCTCTGGATCAGATGTTTCCGACGTTGGTTTGATTAAAGCAGCCAAAGTATGCAGATCAATTAAAGCTCTGGATATAAG CCGATGTACCAAAATCACTGCTACTGGTATATCCGAACTTGTGAAGCACTGCCGTTTATTAGAGACATTGAGATGCGG AGGGTGTCTGAGGAGCGATCATACAGCTCGGAGGTGCTTGAGTATATTTAAACCGAGGCTGGACTATGTCGAGGAGGATTCCTGGGAGGAGCTCGATACGAAAGAAATTTCAAGCGGCGCGCAATCACTCAGGTGGCTAGTATGG CCAAACATCGACAATAATTCGTTAGACGAGATATCTACCGAGTGTCCGCGGATCATAGTGAACCCGAAGTCATCTCTGTTCGGGTTTATGGGAACTCAGGTTCCTTGGGAAGCGTTACAAAATACCGTGTTGGATGATGTGGCTGTGAAGGATATTGATCCCAAGACATGGAGAGGGCGTGGTTTTGCAGTGAAGCACACTTCGCCCTCTCCTTCAACCTCCCCCGAATTATCAGTGGCCGAGAAATTCCGGCTCGCCTTTGAGGAAAGGGACAACCGGTTAGCTCCAAAGCGAGCGAAAAATGCACGACAACACCAGCGTCGCGCGGTGCGAGAGTTAATGTTGATGagcacaagggctaaggcaaTGGTCTTGGCCTCACAAGCAAGCAAGTCTCTTCACAGCAGAAGCTCATAA
- the LOC107496376 gene encoding heterodimeric geranylgeranyl pyrophosphate synthase small subunit, chloroplastic, translated as MVVGSMLHINGKPTVHFSCKSNHDRPSYIPKPTAVKMTTITTTTITTAPSILQPYWASLQADIEAHLKHVMPYKDPLVVFEPMHHLVFSAPRTTVPALCLAAGELLSGDRHQAMAAASALVLLLAANHTHEQIPSKPKPMSRPKSNTMSFRAFSPGIELMTGDGLIPFGFELLSRSCDSVQENSDRVLRVIIEISRAVGSKGLIDAQYKKKLLSESDGGESCHVERIMDIMEKNEGGLHACGASCGAVLGGGSEEEIERLRKFGFYVGMIQGMVNEGFWEEVEVVKDLAFKELQYFKDNNRDVDAISSFIIHV; from the coding sequence ATGGTGGTTGGTTCTATGCTCCACATAAATGGCAAGCCAACCGTCCATTTTTCATGCAAATCAAATCATGATCGTCCATCATACATACCTAAGCCCACGGCGGTTAAAATGACAacaattactactactactattactACTGCTCCCTCTATCCTTCAACCTTATTGGGCTTCTTTGCAGGCCGACATTGAAGCCCATCTCAAACATGTCATGCCCTATAAAGATCCACTCGTGGTATTCGAGCCCATGCACCATCTCGTCTTCTCGGCCCCTCGAACCACCGTGCCGGCTCTTTGCCTCGCCGCCGGCGAGCTTCTCAGTGGTGATCGCCACCAAGCCATGGCGGCGGCTTCTGCTTTGGTACTCCTCCTTGCAGCTAATCACACACATGAGCAAATTCCAAGCAAGCCCAAGCCCAtgtccaggcccaaatccaataCTATGAGTTTTCGGGCTTTTAGTCCTGGCATTGAACTTATGACAGGAGATGGTCTAATACCTTTTGGGTTCGAGTTGTTGTCTAGATCCTGTGACTCGGTTCAAGAAAACTCGGACCGGGTCTTGCGCGTGATCATTGAGATATCACGCGCCGTGGGATCAAAAGGACTGATAGATGcccaatacaaaaaaaaattattgagtgAATCGGACGGTGGGGAGTCATGCCACGTGGAGAGAATCATGGACATTATGGAGAAAAATGAGGGTGGGTTGCATGCATGTGGGGCTTCATGTGGAGCAGTGTTGGGTGGTGGGAGTGAAGAGGAAATTGAAAGGTTAAGAAAATTTGGATTTTATGTTGGAATGATCCAAGGAATGGTTAATGAGGGATTTTGGGAAGAAGTGGAAGTGGTAAAAGATTTGGCATTCAAGGAATTGCAATATTTCAAGGATAATAATAGAGATGTTGATGCAATTTCTAGCTTCATTATTCATGTttag
- the LOC107496338 gene encoding LOW QUALITY PROTEIN: pentatricopeptide repeat-containing protein At2g37310-like (The sequence of the model RefSeq protein was modified relative to this genomic sequence to represent the inferred CDS: inserted 1 base in 1 codon) produces the protein MRFSNRLALPLTNQTHFAAIRQTLRHNGLDIAAYGSAIQRCADRRLLRQGKQLHARLFLFSITPNNFLGSKLVTFYAKCNLMHHARKVFDEIPSKNSFSWNAMLMGYSFNGMFHKTIDLFYTFSFTQTMCIDNFTISCVLKALSSLFCSLNSAKEVHCFVIRGGLDRDVFVMNALVTCYSRCDQVVLARMVFDGMPERDTVSWNSMISGYSQGGFYEECKRLYLEMLGVPDSATIASVMQACGQSGDLVFGMEVHQMVNDSGMEMDMLLYNAVIAMYAKCGSLDYAQELFDEMSEKDEVTYGSMISGYMVYGFVDKAMAVFREMARPALSNWNAVISGMVQNNQYERVLDLVQEMQASGSRPNAVTLASVLPSFSYFSNLRGGNMXQNIYVATAIIDTYGKLGFIHGAQKVFDQSQGRSLIIWTAIITAYAAHGDASLALGLYARMLDEGIKPDPVTITAVLTACAHSGLVDEAWDIFNSMPSNCGIQPLMEQYACMVSVLSRAGKLSEAADFISKMEVEPSAKVWGALLHGASVYGDVEMGKFVCDHLFEIEPENTGNYIIMANLYSRYGRWEEADNVREKLKGIGLQKIRGSSWIETSRGLISFIAKDVSNERSGEIYALLEGLLGLMREEGYALQDELDSETSFG, from the exons ATGAGGTTCAGTAACCGTTTGGCGCTCCCTCTGACCAATCAAACTCACTTCGCCGCCATCCGACAAACACTCCGCCATAATGGCCTCGACATTGCCGCCTATGGCTCCGCCATACAGCGCTGTGCCGACCGCCGCCTCCTACGCCAGGGCAAGCAGCTCCACGCGCGCCTCTTCCTGTTCTCCATCACACCCAATAACTTCCTCGGCTCAAAGCTTGTTACGTTCTACGCCAAATGCAACCTCATGCACCATGCACGCAAGGTGTTCGACGAAATACCCAGCAAGAACTCCTTCTCCTGGAACGCAATGCTCATGGGCTACTCATTCAACGGCATGTTCCATAAAACGATAGACCTCTTTTACACCTTTTCTTTTACCCaaaccatgtgcattgataattTCACCATATCGTGCGTTTTGAAGGCGCTTTCTTCGTTGTTTTGTAGCTTAAATTCGGCGAAAGAGGTTCACTGCTTTGTTATTAGAGGCGGTTTGGACAGAGATGTTTTTGTTATGAATGCTTTGGTTACGTGTTACTCGAGGTGCGATCAGGTTGTACTTGCGCGGATGGTGTTTGACGGAATGCCGGAGAGAGATACTGTGTCGTGGAACTCAATGATTTCGGGGTATTCGCAAGGAGGGTTCTATGAAGAGTGTAAGAGGCTGTATTTGGAGATGTTGGGTGTGCCAGATTCAGCGACCATTGCGAGTGTGATGCAGGCTTGCGGACAGTCTGGGGATCTTGTGTTTGGAATGGAGGTTCACCAAATGGTGAATGACAGTGGAATGGAGATGGACATGTTGCTTTACAATGCTGTGATTGCCATGTATGCTAAATGCGGTAGTTTAGATTATGCTCAAGAACTGTTTGATGAAATGAGTGAGAAGGATGAGGTTACTTATGGCTCAATGATTTCAGGGTACATGGTTTATGGGTTTGTTGACAAAGCCATGGCTGTTTTCAGAGAAATGGCAAGGCCTGCGTTGAGTAATTGGAAtgctgtgatttcaggtatggTTCAGAATAACCAGTATGAAAGGGTATTGGATTTGGTACAAGAAATGCAGGCTTCTGGTTCAAGGCCGAATGCTGTCACGCTTGCTAGCGTTCTTCCATCTTTTTCATACTTCTCAAACCTGCGAGGAGGGAATA TTCAAAATATATATGTTGCAACTGCAATTATTGATACTTATGGAAAGCTAGGGTTTATTCATGGGGCACAGAAGGTTTTTGATCAATCACAAGGTAGGAGCTTAATAATTTGGACCGCAATTATAACAGCTTATGCTGCTCATGGAGATGCTAGTTTGGCGCTTGGCCTCTATGCTCGGATGCTAGATGAAGGAATTAAGCCTGATCCAGTTACAATAACTGCTGTATTGACTGCTTGTGCTCATTCTGGATTAGTAGATGAAGCTTGGGATATCTTCAATTCAATGCCATCAAATTGTGGAATTCAGCCATTGATGGAACAATATGCTTGTATGGTGAGTGTTCTTAGTCGAGCTGGGAAGCTCTCAGAGGCAGCAGATTTCATTTCCAAAATGGAAGTTGAGCCAAGTGCTAAAGTCTGGGGTGCATTGTTACATGGGGCTTCTGTTTATGGTGACGTAGAAATGGGCAAGTTTGTGTGTGATCATTTGTTTGAGATTGAACCAGAAAATACTGGAAATTACATAATTATGGCGAATCTATATTCACGTTATGGGAGATGGGAGGAAGCTGATAATGTCAGGGAAAAACTGAAAGGAATTGGGTTACAGAAGATCCGTGGAAGTAGCTGGATTGAAACAAGTAGAGGACTAATAAGCTTCATTGCGAAGGATGTATCAAATGAAAGATCTGGTGAGATCTATGCATTGCTGGAAGGGTTGCTTGGTTTGATGAGGGAAGAAGGATATGCTCTGCAGGATGAATTAGATTCTGAGACTTCTTTTGGTTAA